From the genome of Pukyongia salina, one region includes:
- a CDS encoding flavohemoglobin expression-modulating QEGLA motif protein encodes MSLSEAIVTRHPNVVRIDNNLNNLVKKIELLNYINPTNIEQEKRNFFSSKYNSNPRFHYRKIDFDAHKVQQHLFSQDIDSIKDEETRNFYRDVIYDYSGLIQCIESIGKGSKFYFNSLKSFGTPTEKDVENAKFILHFEDEEYDQEMFPVFSAQEAAEYFQEFTRKYGFEFDLKYSTKISAAAMVTNSTQTLVLKKNHLFSANQLKVLANHEIGVHLVTTFNGLAQPLKIFHNGFPKNLETQEGMAVFSEYMSGCLTLYRLKELSYRVLATDSLRKGFDFRATFDLLHNEYKLNRDEAYTISLRAHRGGGFTKDYLYLTGLKKIYDAYHRGEDLNPLLAGKVTFEYVNVVNRWLEMGLADKIKYKNFAFEKNENKNVNLEFILKNLK; translated from the coding sequence ATGTCGCTCTCTGAAGCCATAGTAACACGCCATCCCAATGTGGTGCGCATCGATAATAATTTGAATAACCTGGTGAAAAAGATCGAGTTACTCAATTACATCAACCCAACAAATATCGAACAGGAAAAGCGTAATTTCTTTTCATCCAAGTACAATAGCAACCCGCGGTTTCATTATAGAAAAATCGATTTCGATGCTCATAAGGTTCAGCAACATCTGTTTTCACAAGACATAGACAGCATCAAGGATGAAGAAACACGAAACTTTTACAGGGACGTGATCTATGATTATTCGGGATTAATACAGTGTATTGAATCGATAGGTAAGGGCAGTAAATTTTATTTTAATTCTTTAAAGTCCTTCGGAACCCCAACCGAGAAAGATGTCGAGAATGCAAAATTCATTCTGCATTTCGAAGACGAAGAATACGATCAGGAAATGTTTCCTGTTTTTAGTGCCCAGGAAGCAGCAGAATATTTTCAGGAATTCACCAGAAAATACGGCTTTGAATTCGACCTGAAGTATTCCACAAAGATCTCGGCAGCGGCGATGGTTACAAATAGTACTCAAACGCTGGTGCTAAAAAAGAACCACCTGTTTAGCGCCAATCAGCTTAAAGTTCTTGCAAATCATGAGATTGGTGTACACTTAGTAACAACTTTCAACGGACTCGCACAACCCTTGAAGATCTTCCACAATGGTTTCCCGAAAAATCTCGAAACTCAGGAAGGAATGGCTGTATTTAGTGAATATATGAGTGGTTGTCTCACTCTTTATCGCCTAAAAGAATTATCGTATCGCGTACTCGCTACAGACAGTTTACGCAAGGGATTCGATTTCCGGGCAACCTTCGATCTTTTGCATAACGAATACAAACTCAACCGAGATGAAGCCTACACTATATCGCTTAGAGCCCACAGGGGTGGAGGATTCACCAAAGATTACCTTTACCTAACCGGCCTAAAAAAGATCTACGATGCGTATCACAGGGGAGAAGATCTCAATCCACTGTTAGCCGGTAAAGTAACTTTCGAATATGTTAACGTAGTAAACAGATGGCTGGAAATGGGGTTGGCAGATAAAATCAAATACAAGAATTTTG